One window from the genome of Bacillus rossius redtenbacheri isolate Brsri chromosome 12, Brsri_v3, whole genome shotgun sequence encodes:
- the LOC134537397 gene encoding small ribosomal subunit protein uS2m, whose translation MEFAKVACLVCVRRILSAGVPSSILKSRSPISRYLSTVSQPERSDVEFQTTVADKRKSVLDPLQHPDYFRVHELFTVQDLFEARVHLGHKEGSLDDRMKPFVFGSRLSHLVFDLDLTAHHLRRALNFTAHVAFNGGVVLFVYRGAHSSLAVERAARECGEFAHTRFWRGGTFTNSERQFGTVTRLPDLCVFFSTLNTILSQHNGVLEAAKMAIPSVGIVDTNCNPNLVTYPVPGNDDTPCAIALYCKLFTEAIRRGKEERARVLQLAGAELPSDVS comes from the exons ATGGAATTTGCAAAAGTAGCTTGTCTTGTGTGTG TAAGAAGAATACTCTCTGCTGGAGTTCCATCGTCAATCTTGAAGTCTAGAAGTCCAATCAGCCGATACCTTTCAACTGTATCGCAACCTGAGAGATCGGATGTTGAGTTTCAAACAACTGTTGCAG ACAAGCGGAAGAGTGTGTTGGATCCACTGCAGCACCCCGATTACTTCAGAGTGCACGAGCTGTTCACGGTCCAGGATCTGTTCGAAGCGAGGGTCCACCTGGGCCACAAGGAAGGCTCCCTGGACGACCGCATGAAGCCGTTCGTCTTCGGCTCGCGGCTGAGCCACCTGGTGTTCGACCTGGACCTCACCGCCCACCACCTGCGACGGGCCCTCAACTTCACGGCGCACGTCGCGTTCAACGGCGGCGTGGTGCTGTTCGTGTACAGGGGCGCGCACAGCTCCCTGGCGGTGGAGCGCGCCGCGAGGGAGTGCGGGGAGTTCGCGCACACGCGGTTCTGGCGCGGCGGCACCTTCACCAACTCGGAGCGGCAGTTCGGGACGGTGACCCGGCTGCCCGACCTCTGCGTGTTCTTCAGCACGCTCAACACCATCCTCTCGCAGCACAACGGTGTGCTGGAGGCAGCCAAGATGGCGATCCCGTCGGTCGGCATCGTCGACACGAACTGCAACCCCAACCTCGTCACGTACCCGGTCCCGGGGAACGACGACACTCCCTGTGCCATCGCCCTGTACTGCAAGCTGTTCACGGAGGCCATCCGGCGCGGCAAGGAGGAGCGAGCCAGGGTGCTGCAGTTGGCCGGCGCCGAGCTGCCGTCGGACGTTTCGTGA